A part of Paenibacillus sp. 481 genomic DNA contains:
- a CDS encoding ATP-binding protein — protein MKRPNIPSGVHPVEQGHYVLPTREVLKLMETLMKTVSNRSPGIIVYGRPRIGKSSSIQFAMRYIPEKLGAPIPIFSTSCNLYRVPSEEKFFLDILSDFKFPFPSKRKPSNMRSQIVNLLIEQGEKSKLRRVVLIIDEAHRLTELHYNWLIDIYNELDRAKISLTVISVGQEELLSRRTFFLEQKKSQIIGRFMTKEHQFYGIRTLEDIKFCLKCYDQVSEYPEGSGWSFTRYYFPKAFEEGHRLEKCAADLHSHFKDIRREYGLSKSLEIPMEYFAYTVENAMKQGYANDIYWPTQDDWRNAIKDSGYIESEIYMALA, from the coding sequence ATGAAAAGACCTAATATTCCAAGTGGTGTCCATCCTGTTGAACAAGGTCACTATGTATTACCAACAAGAGAAGTTTTGAAATTGATGGAAACGTTAATGAAAACAGTATCAAATCGAAGTCCTGGCATAATCGTATATGGACGACCGAGAATAGGAAAAAGCAGCTCTATTCAATTTGCTATGAGGTATATTCCTGAGAAACTAGGGGCACCTATACCCATATTCTCAACAAGTTGTAACTTGTATCGAGTGCCTAGTGAAGAAAAGTTTTTTCTCGATATATTAAGTGATTTCAAATTTCCTTTTCCATCGAAAAGAAAACCCTCCAACATGAGAAGTCAGATTGTCAACTTGCTTATTGAACAAGGAGAGAAATCGAAATTACGTAGAGTCGTCCTCATTATTGATGAGGCACATCGTTTAACAGAGTTACATTACAATTGGCTGATTGATATCTATAATGAGCTCGATCGTGCAAAGATTAGTCTAACTGTCATTTCAGTTGGACAAGAAGAGTTATTGTCGCGCAGGACATTTTTCTTAGAACAGAAAAAATCTCAAATCATTGGTCGATTTATGACAAAAGAGCATCAATTCTATGGTATTCGTACACTTGAAGATATTAAGTTTTGCTTAAAGTGCTATGATCAGGTTTCCGAATATCCTGAAGGGAGCGGGTGGAGTTTCACGCGATATTATTTCCCAAAAGCTTTCGAAGAAGGACATAGATTAGAAAAATGCGCAGCCGATTTACACAGTCATTTTAAAGACATTCGGCGAGAATATGGTTTATCAAAAAGTTTAGAAATTCCCATGGAGTACTTTGCATATACGGTTGAGAATGCAATGAAACAAGGTTATGCAAATGATATATACTGGCCGACACAAGATGATTGGAGAAATGCTATTAAAGACTCCGGGTATATTGAATCTGAAATATATATGGCTTTGGCTTAG